Sequence from the Lentilitoribacter sp. Alg239-R112 genome:
ACTCCGATATCCCGCTTATCTCCGCAGTAGGTCATGAAACAGACTGGACATTACTCGATTTAGTTGCGGATAAAAGAGCGCCAACACCAACTGGGGCAGCTGAAATGGCTGTGCCAGTAAAGGCAGAACTCGACGCCATGATAGCCAATCTTAATGCGCGCCTATCATCGGCAAGTACGCGGGTCATTGATCAACGCAGACAGAATTTTCAAGCACTGTCGCGCGGCATTCCATCTCTTGATAATCTACTTGCTCTGCCTCGCCGCCGGATTGACGAAGCTAGTAATCTTTTGGGTAAAGCAGTTGATTTGAATGTAGTGAATAAGCGAAGAGCATTGGAAACGCCATCTGCTCGCCTTACACCCATTTCTCTACAGGCTTCTCTACAAGACCGAACAGCAAGATTGATGCAAAATACGCGAGCGCTTAAGGTAAATTGGGATCGTATAAAAGAACAAAAAATAACTCAAATTGCACGTATGAGTCAGGCACTTTCACCTGTGCCACAGCAAATAATTCAGCGTATCTCACAATCTCGTAGTCAAATAGAGCAATCACGGTTGCGCGCAAATGGCGCTATAAACCGACAGATCGTAAATGGCCGTCAACAACTTTCTGCTCAAAACCGCGTGTTACAATCTCTCGCCTATAAAAATGTTCTGAATCGTGGATTTGCAATTATACGTGATGTAAACGAGAAACCCGTTACTCTTGCTCAAGCTGTTACAGCACAACAACATCTATCAATCGAATTTTCAGATAGTATGATTAATGTAGTAGAAACCGGTGACGCACCTGAACCAGAGATCAAAGCACC
This genomic interval carries:
- the xseA gene encoding exodeoxyribonuclease VII large subunit, which produces MSREPTSNLSEYTVTELSGSIKRTVEGAFSHVRVRGEISGFRGPHSSGHAYFSIKDERARMDAVVWKGVYNRLKFKPEEGMEMIATGKVTTYPGSSKYQIVIEQLEPAGAGALMALLEERKKKLATEGLFEEARKQLLPYMPKVIGVVTSPTGAVIRDILHRISDRFPVQVIIWPVRVQGDTSGDEVARAIDGFNALDANSQINKPELIIVARGGGSLEDLWGFNDEAVVRAAANSDIPLISAVGHETDWTLLDLVADKRAPTPTGAAEMAVPVKAELDAMIANLNARLSSASTRVIDQRRQNFQALSRGIPSLDNLLALPRRRIDEASNLLGKAVDLNVVNKRRALETPSARLTPISLQASLQDRTARLMQNTRALKVNWDRIKEQKITQIARMSQALSPVPQQIIQRISQSRSQIEQSRLRANGAINRQIVNGRQQLSAQNRVLQSLAYKNVLNRGFAIIRDVNEKPVTLAQAVTAQQHLSIEFSDSMINVVETGDAPEPEIKAPVKHKKSTKPKDAAKDQGSLF